CCATGATTAATTCCTCCTAAAGTTATATAAATTGTTAACTGTAATACAGTCTATCATGGTGATATCCATTTAACAAAGCTCAATTACTTTGTTAAAGATTCATCAACTGAGATTATTGTACTAAAACAAAAACAAAAATTCAAGTCCTAAATCCATTTTGTTTGTTTTTTATGTAAGTTGTTTAAAAATCGGTTTTCTTTCTTCAAATTCTGTATAATATTTAAACCCACAAGCCTTTAAGACATCATTTACCTTTCCGAAATCATATGCAATATGTTCCGGCTTATGTCCGTCCGCTCCAATCGTTATGATTTCTCCTCCAAGCTCCCGGTATCTTTTCAACACATCCGGGTGCGGATTACAAAACGGAAGTCCATATTTCCATCCTGCGGTATTTAACTCAATGCCTTTTCCAAGCTCAATAACGCGTTTTAGAATTTCATCAATAATATCTGAAAACTCTGTCTGTGAATATTCTTTTTCCTTGTAAGTCCCATAACGCACTACATAGTCCAAATGTCCCAGCACATCGAATGCTGTTACATGTTGCAGATTTTCTAAAGTATTCTCAAATCCTTTTCTATATAATTCGCGGTCCGACAATTCAGCGAACCCCTCTCTGTAGTACGGATCTTTCCCATCTACCAGATGCACAGAACCAATTACAAAATCAAATGGATACTGTTGTGTCAGTTTTTGATAGAATTCTTGCAAATGAGTCTGCAGTCCAAGCTCTATTCCAATTCGAATATGTATCTTATCTTCATATTCTTTCTGTATTTTTTTCATAGTATGCATATATTCATCCAAATCGAATTGAAAAGCATCTTTCCCAAATTCTGTATCAGAAGGAAAATCTTTATCAAAATGATCTGTAATGCAAATTGATCTTAATCCTTTTGCTATTGCACCATCTATCATTTTTTCCACCGACGTATCACTGTCTGTAGAAAAAATGGTGTGCATATGGCTGTCGCTTAATATCATATGATTGTTCCGCCTCCAAGTACATATTCTCCATCATACAATACAACTGCCTGTCCCGGGGTCACTGCTCTTTGCGGTTCTTCAAATGTACAGGTAATCTCATCTTCACCTGTTTTTTCTACCGTACACCAAGCACCTTTATGATTATATCTGATTTTTGCAAAAACTCTTTTTGGTTCCGGCAAATCTTCAACCGACATAAAATTCACCCTGTTTGCCTTTAATGTGGTTGTCATTGAATCTTCATTTGTTCCAATCACAACTTCATTTGTCTCCGGACGAATTTCCAATACAAAAGCCGGGTATCCCAATGACAGACCAAGACCTTTTCGTTGCCCCACTGTATAATGAATGATTCCTTTATGTTTTCCTAAAACCTTCCCATCTAATGTTACAAAATTACCTTCCGGAATTTTTACACCTGCATTTTCTTCTATATAAGCAGCATAGTCTCCATCCGGCACAAAACATATATCCTGACTGTCTGGCTTATTTGCAACCAATAATCCTATCTTCTCTGCTATCTTGCGAATCTCATCTTTTGAATACTGTCCGACTGGCATCAACGTTCTTTTCAGTTGTTCTTGTGTCAAATTGTACAGTGCATAAGTCTGATCCTTTGCCAGTGTAGCAGAACGCCGAATCGCATATCTGCCATTCTCAAGCTGATCAATTCTCGCATAATGTCCTGTCGCAATATAATCTGCTCCAATTGAAAGACTTCTTGTCAGCAAGGACTCCCATTTTACATATCGATTGCATGCAATACACGGATTTGGAGTTCTTCCATGAAGATATTCATCCACAAAATAATCTATCACATTTTCTTTGAATTCCTGTTTGAAATTCATTACATAATATGGAATTTCCAAATTTGCTGCTACGCGGCGTGCATCTTCTACTGCACTCAACCCGCAGCATCCACCATTTTCTTCTTGTACAGCCTGTTCTTCATCCTGCCAGATCTGCATTGTCACTCCTACTACATCATATCCTTGTTCTTTCAACAGATATGCTGCAACAGAAGAATCCACACCTCCGGACATTCCTACTACTACTGTGCTCATTAATATTCCTCTTCTTCCTCTTCTTCACCTTCATGGATATCTGATTTTGGTTTTTCAAGTCCTTCAATCTTAATACCATTTTTTTCTGCATAATCCCAAAGTGCTGCATGGATGGCTTCTTCGGCAAGCAGTGAGCAATGTACTTTTACCGGTGGAAGTCCATCAAGAGCCTCCATAACTGCTTTGTTTGTAATCTGCATTGCCTCCTGGATATTTTTACCTTTTACAAGTTCTGTTGCCATACTGCTTGTTGCAACTGCTGCACCGCATCCAAATGTTTTAAACTTTACATCACGGATGATCTGATTTTCATCAATATCAAGATAAATTCTCATGATATCTCCACATTTCGCATTACCTACTGTACCTACTCCACTTGCGTTTTCGATTTCTCCTACATTTCTTGGATGTTGAAAATGATCCATAACTTTTTCTGAATACATATTATATTTCCTCCTGGTTTTCTTTCGCTTATCTTTTATTTATTTTGTTTTTTCACAAAATCCTCATATAATGGAGACATCTTTCTTAAATTCTCCACAATTGCTTTTAAGTTGTCTACTACATAATTCAAATCTTCTTTTGACACTTCTTCACTCAATGTCATTCTCAAAGAACCATGTGCGATTTCATGTGGAAGTCCGATTGCCAAAAGTACATGGGATGGATCTAATGAACCTGATGTACATGCTGAACCACTTGAAGCACAAATACCTTTCATATCAAGCATAATCAAAAGGGATTCTCCTTCTACAAAGCGGAAACTGAAATTCACATTATTTGGTAAACGTTTTTTTCTATCTCCGTTAAGGCGGCAATACGGAATTTCATTTTCAATTCTTTCGATCAGATAATCTCTCAATTCTATTTCTTTTGCAGTACGTTCTTTCATTGTGCTGATTGCACGCTCTGTTGCTTTTCCTATTCCGACGATTCCAGGAACATTCTCTGTACCCGCACGACGTTTTCTTTCCTGTGCACCGCCATGAACAAACGAACGTATTTTAACACCTGTTCTAATATATAAGAAACCGATTCCCTTTGGTCCATTCAACTTATGTCCACTTGCACTAAGCATATCAATATGACATTCATCTACATTAATTGGAACCTGTCCAAATGCCTGAACCGCATCTGTATGGAAGAGAATTCCATGTTCATGTGCAATCTCACCAATCTCTTTGATTGGCTGAATTGTGCCAATCTCATTATTTGCAAACATAACTGAAATTAAAATTGTATCCGGACGGATTGCAGCTTTGAGTTCCTCCAAATCCACGACACCATTCTCATCTACATTAAGGTAGGTCACTTCATAGCCACGCTTCTCAAGATATTCACATGTATGCAGAATCGCATGGTGTTCGATTTTACTTGTGATAATATGTTTTCCTTTTTTCTCGTAAGCTTCCGCTGTTGCTTTCAGTGCCCAGTTGTCGGATTCCGAACCACCTGCTGTGAAATAAATTTCATTTGTTTTTGCACCCAATGCATTTGCAATTGTTTCTCTTTGCTTTGTAATCACTTCTTTGTTCGCAGCAGCAAATCCATAAATACTAGATGGATTTCCATAATGTTCTGTAAAATATGGAAGCATTGCTTCTACAACTTCCGGTGCAGTTTTTGTTGTTGCTGCATTATCTAAATAAATTAATCTGCTCATTGTATTTCCTCCGCCAGTTCTATTATCTTGTCTTATTTTTTATCTTAATTCTTACATTTCCCAGACTGTGTCATACCTGCATCACAGCATTTCTGTTTACTTTCTTCTACAAGTTGATCTAACATAATACTGTCTACCGTCTGATTGATACTGTCATTAATCTTTTGCCATACATATTTGGTAACGCAATTTTCCGAGGCTGAACAGCCTTCTTCAGCACTGAGCCCTGAACATTCTACCGGATCTAAACTTCCCTCCAATGCTCTTAATACATCTCCTACTGAAATCTCATGCATATCTTTTCCTAATATATACCCGCCTCCGGCGCCTCGTATACTTTTTACGATTTCTGCTTTCTTAAGCTTTGCCATAAGCTGTTCTAAATAACGTTCTGAGATTCCCTGTCTGTTGGAAATGCTTGTTATAGAAACAGGCTCCTCCTCACTATATTGTGCCAGATCGATCAGCGCACGCAGTCCATATCTTCCTTTTGTAGATAATTTCAATTTATCACCTTCTGACTTTTTATGCATCTATTTCCTAGTGTTTTATTTCCTACTGTTTTAATTCCTATTATTCTGCTAGGATTTTACATTGGTAGAATATCATTTTTCTATTGTTCTGTCAAGGAAGGGAATTGAATATTTTATAGAAATAGCATTTTGAAATCACAGTTTTTTCTTTTTATAATTGTGATTATATAAGGTTTTCTATGTCTAAAAAGCAATCAATTATTCTCGGAACAGTTATTTTAACATTAACTGGTTTTCTAAGCCGGTTTATAGGATTTTTTTATCGTATTTTTTTGAGTCGTGTTTTTGGTGAAGAAGGCATCGGTCTTTATCAGCTTATTTTCCCTGTATATGCACTTTGCATCTCATTTTCCATTTCTGGTATAGAAACCGCTCTTTCTCGTACCGTTGCCCGCAAACAGGCTCTTGGCAAACCCGATGAAGCCAAAGAAGTTTTATTATCAGGATTAACTTTCGCTTTCTTTCTTTCCCTTTTTTGTACTTTCTTTATTCAAAAAAACGCATTCTTTATCGCCGATAGGCTTTTACATGATTCCCGCTGTAAAAACATGCTAATCATCTTGTCCTATGCTTTCCCTTTCTGTGCTATTCACAGTTGTATCTGTGGATATTATTATGGTCTTAAGGAAACTAAGATTCCTGCTATTTCGCAGCTTATAGAACAAAGTACTCGTATTTTATCCGTTTACATTTTTTTCTTCCTTCTAATCCGAAAAGGACATACCGTATCTATTTCCATAGCCGTCAGTGGTCTTGTTATAGGTGAATTATTTTCAACCGCATATGCCGCACAAATTTTTAATTATTTTTCTTGTACTTTGACTACAATAACTAATCTATGCAAAAATTTTCCCCGTCACTTACGCGAGTTATTATCTTTGTCCATTCCACTCACTGCCAATCGCGTATTAATTAATCTCTTACAGAGTATAGAAGCAATTTCCATCCCTGTGCAATTAAGACGTTTTCAGTATTCCGCTTCGGAGTCTCTTCGGATTTACGGTGTATTAAACGGAATGGCTTTGCCATGCATTCTTTTCCCTACGGCTGTCACTAGTTCATTGTCTATTATGTTGATGCCCGCTGTTGCTGAGATTCAGGCAGCTCAAGATCCTTCTTCTTTACTACGAATTATAAAAAAAGTAAGCAGATTTTGTTTTTCTCTTGGTTTATTCTCCTGTTTATGCTTTCTGCTTTTTGGTCATTTACTCGGAAATATTCTTTTTCATAGTGATTCAGCCGGAAATTTTATTGTAACGCTTTCCTGGATTTGCCCTTTCTTGTATGTAAATTCTTCTTTTTTAAGTATTATAAATGGTCTGGGTAAAACAGGATGGACATTTCTAATTAATACATTCGGCTTGTCTGTAAGAATTCTCAGTGTTTTTTATATCATCCCGCTCTTTGGAATACAAGGTTATTTATGGGGACTGCTCAGCAGTCAATTACTTGTCAGTCTTCTTTGCATTCTTCTTATCTATCACTGGTTTTCTATAAACCAATAAAAAATATGGTAGTTTCATGCATTTTAATTTACATGAAGCTACCATACTTTTTAGTACTGCCTTAAAATACTTCTTATTATTACCGGTGTCAGATATGCCTCTATCATCATCCCTATCATCAACATGCCAAAGACAAAAACTGTTTTCTGTCGGCTCCACTGTCCGCTCGGATATTGCATACAGTATATCAATAAAACTAAATATGCCGGCACATAACATATCGTTTGAGGAATTACGGATACAATACAAAGTAAAACTCCTTTCATTCCCGTTTTTATAACTGCAACTGTCAGTAATATTCCAATCGAAAACGCACTGCCACTGACCACAATCGGCATTAACAGCTTCTTTATTTTTGTAAATGCCAATGCCATTAATAACGCAAACGGAATTAGACGGATTTGGACAATATAGAGGAAATAAATGTTTCCAAATGAGTTTATTTCTGTATACTTCTTTAAAATTTCAATATCAAAAAGATTCGTATCTACTATTGTCTGTTTCAAAAAGCAATTGGCATATAAAATACCAATTAAAAAGCCCGGCATAAAAAAAGCTAAAAGTTGCTTTTTCACCTGAAGTGATCTCACAGATATTCCTCCTGTTTTTCATAATTGATACTCCATTATATGCCGGGCATTTTAACTACATACTTTATTCTTATTGATGAAATTTTACTGCATACGCCATCAAAGCAGATACTGTTTTTGAATCTTCGATTTCTCCTGAAAAGATTTTTTCTTTCAATTCATCCAATGTATACTCTTTCAAATCGATAAATTCATCTTCATCCAGATGTTGATGTGATGGAATCAAATCTCTTGCTACAAATACTTCTATTTTTTCATTACAAAATGCTACTGTTGTTCTAAGAGTGATAAGCCATTCTAAATTGTTACTCTTATATCCCGTCTCTTCTTCCAGTTCTCTTGACGCACATTCGATTCCCGGTTCATCTACTGTATCCAATGCACCTGCAGGTATTTCCAATGTGTATCGATCTAAAGCATTACGATATTGTCTTACCATCAGAATTTTCCCTTCTTTCGTAACAGGAACGACCGCTGCAGCTCCTTTGTGGTTAATAAAATCCCAGGTTGCTGTATGATTCTCATCAATCTCCATCGTATCCTGATAAAAATCAATAATCGCGCCTTTAAATTTTAATTCTCTTTTTAATCTTTTAAAATGTTCACTCATTTTATCTCCTTTTCTTGTACCGGGCAAATATTCTACATACCGGATATACAAAGAAACCCTTGTCTTACGACAAGGGTCATACTTTTATAAAACAGTCCGATTATCTGTTATTTTGCATAATCTGTAACACGTGATTCACGAATTACATTTACTTTAATCTGACCCGGATATTCTAATTCAAATTCAATCTGTTTTGCAATATCTCTAGCCATAAGTACCATATCATCATCGGTTACCTGTTCTGGAACTACCATTACTCGAATCTCTCTACCTGCCTGAATAGCAAAAGATTTATCAACCCCTTTAAACTGGTTTGTAATCTCTTCTAATTGTTTTAATCTGTTTGTATATGTTTCAATTGTCTCTCTTCTTGCTCCCGGTCTCGCTGCAGAAATTGTGTCTGCTGCCTGAACCACACATGCAATCAAAGTTTGTGGTTCTGTATCTCCATGATGAGACTCTACTGTATTGATAACAGTTGCGGATTCTTTGTATTTTCTACAAAGATCAGCACCGATCTGAATATGAGATCCTTCTACATCATGATCAATTGATTTACCGATATCATGTAATAGACCTGCACGTTTTGCCATACGAACATCCAGGCCAATCTCCCCGGCTAATAAACCTGAAAGCTGTGCTACTTCTACAGAATGTTTTAATGCATTCTGTCCGTAACTTGTTCTGAACTTCATACGTCCAAGTAAGCGAATCAATTCCGGATGGATACCTGTTACACCAACTTCCAGTGCTGCAGCCTCTCCTTCTTCTCGGATCATTGTTTCTACTTCTCTTTGTGCTTTTTCCACCATCTCCTCAATTCTTGCCGGATGGATACGTCCATCTACGATCAATCTTTCCAGAGCAATTCTTGCAATTTCACGACGAATTGGATCAAATCCGGACAATACAACCGCTTCCGGTGTATCATCAATAATCAGTTCAACACCTGTCAACGTCTCAAGGGTACGGATATTACGTCCCTCACGTCCGATAATTCTTCCTTTCATTTCATCGCTTGGAAGCTGTACAACAGAAATTGTTGTCTCAGCTACATGATCTGCTGCACAACGCTGAATGGCACTGACAACATATTCTTTTGCTTTCTTGTCAGCATCCGCTTTTGCCTGTGTCTCCAGGTCTTTGATCATCTTAGCTGTATCATGCTTCACATCATCTTCCACAGTTTTTAACAGATATTCTTTTGCTTGTTCGGAGGTAAGTCCTGAGATTCGTTCCAGTTCCTGTACTCTTTTTTGATTCAGCTCTTCCACTTTCAGTTCTTTCTGTCTGAGCTGTTCTTCCTTCGCTGTAAACCTTGCTTCGCGCTGTCCGATTGCCTCTGTTCTTTTGTCAACTGACGCTTCTTTTGCAAGCACACGTTTTTCATAAGACTGCAATTCGGCTCTTCTTTCCTTTGTCTCTTTCTCAAGTTCATTCTTTGTCTTTATAGACTCTTCCTTCACTTCCAAAAGAGCTTCTTTTTTCGTTGTTTCAGCAGTTTTAACGGCATCATCGATTATCTCTCTTGCCTTTGATTCTGCATTTCCAATTTTAGAATCTGCATCCTTCTTTAAATTGGAAATCGTAACAAAGTGAGTAACAATCCCAACTATCAACGCGAGGGCTATAGCAATAATTATACTTATTAATTGCACAGGAGCACCTCCTTATTAAATTTTCATTGTACATTTTTTCTCATAAATACAACATATAAATTTTATACTGTTTTCACAATTCTGTCAAGCATTGTCCTTATAGTTTTGTATCACTTGACGGATATCATCATATTGAAATCCTTTTCGTGCAAGATAACCATATAATTTGTGTAATTCTTGCTCGGAAGCATGCAAAATATCCACATTTCTTTTTCGGATCAGGCGCGAAATTGCCTCTTGCTCTGTGTTTTTTTCATAACATTGTTCAAACACCAGGTCAATTTGTTCTGATGACACTCCTTTTCCAAGTAACAATGCATAAATCTCTTTTCTGCTTTTTGTTTCTCGTTTGCTTTGTATAAAATTTTCAATATATGCTTCATCATTGATATAACCAAATGATTTTACATATGCGATTGCTTGTGATATCACATCTTCCGGATACATATTTCTTTTTAGTTTATCCCTCAATTGTGATTCTGTCCTTGCCATATCTGTCAGCAAATGCATCGCCCGCAATTTTGCCCTTTTTAACACGACATTCTTCTTAATCTGTTCATACAATTCTTCACTGAGTTCTCCATTCACTTCAATTCCAAATCGTGATATTTCTTTCTTATACAAAACGAAGGCGAACTGGCCATCCAGTTCCACCTTCCACTTTGTCTTTGTCAGTGCTTCTACTTTTGTTACCTGCATCTTATTTTTCTTCCGGACTTTCCACTTTTTCTACATCAGCAGGAGCTTTTTTTAACTTCAGATCCTCTGAAGCATCTTCTGCATATTCTGCCCCAAGATGATAGTGTGTTCTTACCTTTTTCTCGATTTCATCCATAATCTCTGGGTTTGCTTCCAGGAAAGATTTTGCGTTTTCACGTCCCTGTCCGATTTTCTCTCCTTCATAAGCATACCATGCACCACTCTTCTTCACAACATCACAGTTTGCTGCAAGGTCCAGAATATCCCCTGATTTAGAAATTCCTTTTCCGAACATAATATCAAATTCTGCCTCTTTAAACGGAGGTGCAATCTTATTCTTCACAATCTTGATTCGGGTACGGTTACCTACCATCTCACCGCTTTGCTTTAATGTCTCAATACGACGCACATCCATACGCACAGAAGCATAAAACTTCAACGCACGACCACCTGTTGTTGTCTCTGGATTACCGAACATAACTCCAACTTTTTCTCGCAACTGATTGATAAAAATAACAACGCAATTAGACTTACTGATAACCGGTGTCAGTTTTCTCAACGCCTGTGACATTAATCTTGCCTGCAGACCGACATGACTGTCACCCATATCCCCTTCAATCTCCTGTCTCGGAACCAATGCTGCTACAGAGTCAATAACAATAATATCCATCGCTCCTGAACGCACCATCGTCTCAGCGATCTCAAGTGCCTGATCTCCGCTGTCCGGCTGCGAAATATATAACTCGTCGATATCAACACCTATATTCTTTGCATAAACAGGATCCAATGCATGCTCTGCATCTACAAATCCGGCAATTCCGCCTCTCTTCTGTACTTCTGCGATCATATGTAATGCAACTGTTGTCTTACCGCTTGACTCTGGTCCGTACACTTCAATAATTCTTCCCTTTGGCACTCCGCCAAGTCCCAATGCCAGATCAAGACTCAAACAACCTGTAGGAACCGTCTCCACATTCACATGAGCTCCGGAATCTCCCAGCTTCATCACTGCCCCTTTACCAAAATCTTTCTCTAATTTTGCAATCGCTGCATCCAGCGCTTTCTTCTTCTCTTCATTTGCGTTCGCCATAGCTTGACTCTCCTTTTAAATTCGAACAGTTGTTCGTCCTTCTGTTAATATAGTAGTATAATTATTTCAAAAAGTCAATAAATATTTTTATCCACTTTACCACCTCGCTTTTTTCAGGCTCTATTCAATTTTTATATTTTTCTTTGGAAATAGTAAGAATCAAAAGATATTCTGACTCTTTATGCGATTTGAATCCTCGCACATTGATTCCACAGATTTTGTGGATAAATTTATTATAATATGGTTGTTTCATTTTTTGCAAGCAGTTTTTCAAATTTCTCATTACGGTAACTTCTGCGTTGCTGGTTACAAGTACTGTGAACAGCAACATTTCTGCTGCATAAAAAGGGCTTCCAGACCTTTTTGTCATATGCATGGCAACAAAAAAGGGCAGTCCCTGTCATAAAACAACGTTCTGCCCTCTTCTATCTAATCTATTTCATTCGGTTCACACGATCCTGAATTGTCTTACCAAAATTCTCAATCTTTCTCTCGTATGGTTTATCCATAAATTCAGAATGCAATATAAAGTCTGCTGTCGCCAGATTATTCGCTACCGGAATATCATATACGACTGCAATTCTAAGCAATGCTTTTACATCAGGATCATGTGGCTGCGCCTCCAACGGATCCCACAGGAAAATCATAAAATCAATCTGTCCTTCTACAATCTTAGCTCCAATCTGCTGGTCTCCTCCTAATGGTCCACTGCAATATCCTTTTACCGGAAGTCCCGTCTTCTCTGAAATTAATTTTGCTGTTGTACCTGTACCACAAAGAAAATGTCCTTTTAAAATTTCTTTGTTTTTATCGCACCATTCTACCAATTCTTTCTTCTTTCCATCATGGGCTACAAGTGCTATATGTTTTGCTTTCCCTATTTCTAATGTTACAAAATTCTCATCCAACATAATGTCGTCCTCCTGTCTTCTTTCTCCTGTTATATAATTCATGACGGCGCCTTGTATTCAAGTCGAGCAGTTACTCACCACCTGAAAGAGGTGGGAGTCTTCTCGACTGAGATAAATTCTGTCAAGGACATCGAATTGTATTTATTGTACCATAAATCTAGGCTTAACAGCAGTTTTTTTATTTATTTTACCAATTTTTTACAAATTCTGTTTTTCTACTACTTCACCCTGTTTTTTGTAAATACTTCCTGCCGGAACAAATCCTCTCACTGAAGACAATGGATAAATATTTGTGTGGCTTCCCACTACTGTTCCCGGATTCAAAATACTTCCGCATCCAACTTCTACTTCATCTCCAACCATAGCTCCAAACTTCTTCATACCTGTCTCGATATTTCCTTCTTCTGTCTTAACAACAACCAGTTTCTTATCTGATTTTACATTGGATGTAATAGAACCTGCTCCCATGTGTGATTTATATCCAAGAATAGAGTCGCCTACATAATTATAATGTGGAACCTGTACTTTATTAAAAAGAACTACATTTTTTAATTCCGTTGAGTTTCCAACGACTGCGCCTTCACCTACGATTGCATTTCCTCTTATAAATGCACAATGTCTTACTTCCGCATTTTTTCCAATGATA
This Ruminococcus hominis DNA region includes the following protein-coding sequences:
- a CDS encoding histidinol-phosphatase HisJ family protein, encoding MILSDSHMHTIFSTDSDTSVEKMIDGAIAKGLRSICITDHFDKDFPSDTEFGKDAFQFDLDEYMHTMKKIQKEYEDKIHIRIGIELGLQTHLQEFYQKLTQQYPFDFVIGSVHLVDGKDPYYREGFAELSDRELYRKGFENTLENLQHVTAFDVLGHLDYVVRYGTYKEKEYSQTEFSDIIDEILKRVIELGKGIELNTAGWKYGLPFCNPHPDVLKRYRELGGEIITIGADGHKPEHIAYDFGKVNDVLKACGFKYYTEFEERKPIFKQLT
- the recA gene encoding recombinase RecA, which gives rise to MANANEEKKKALDAAIAKLEKDFGKGAVMKLGDSGAHVNVETVPTGCLSLDLALGLGGVPKGRIIEVYGPESSGKTTVALHMIAEVQKRGGIAGFVDAEHALDPVYAKNIGVDIDELYISQPDSGDQALEIAETMVRSGAMDIIVIDSVAALVPRQEIEGDMGDSHVGLQARLMSQALRKLTPVISKSNCVVIFINQLREKVGVMFGNPETTTGGRALKFYASVRMDVRRIETLKQSGEMVGNRTRIKIVKNKIAPPFKEAEFDIMFGKGISKSGDILDLAANCDVVKKSGAWYAYEGEKIGQGRENAKSFLEANPEIMDEIEKKVRTHYHLGAEYAEDASEDLKLKKAPADVEKVESPEEK
- a CDS encoding polysaccharide biosynthesis protein produces the protein MSKKQSIILGTVILTLTGFLSRFIGFFYRIFLSRVFGEEGIGLYQLIFPVYALCISFSISGIETALSRTVARKQALGKPDEAKEVLLSGLTFAFFLSLFCTFFIQKNAFFIADRLLHDSRCKNMLIILSYAFPFCAIHSCICGYYYGLKETKIPAISQLIEQSTRILSVYIFFFLLIRKGHTVSISIAVSGLVIGELFSTAYAAQIFNYFSCTLTTITNLCKNFPRHLRELLSLSIPLTANRVLINLLQSIEAISIPVQLRRFQYSASESLRIYGVLNGMALPCILFPTAVTSSLSIMLMPAVAEIQAAQDPSSLLRIIKKVSRFCFSLGLFSCLCFLLFGHLLGNILFHSDSAGNFIVTLSWICPFLYVNSSFLSIINGLGKTGWTFLINTFGLSVRILSVFYIIPLFGIQGYLWGLLSSQLLVSLLCILLIYHWFSINQ
- the nifU gene encoding Fe-S cluster assembly scaffold protein NifU; this translates as MYSEKVMDHFQHPRNVGEIENASGVGTVGNAKCGDIMRIYLDIDENQIIRDVKFKTFGCGAAVATSSMATELVKGKNIQEAMQITNKAVMEALDGLPPVKVHCSLLAEEAIHAALWDYAEKNGIKIEGLEKPKSDIHEGEEEEEEEY
- the nifS gene encoding cysteine desulfurase NifS, with product MSRLIYLDNAATTKTAPEVVEAMLPYFTEHYGNPSSIYGFAAANKEVITKQRETIANALGAKTNEIYFTAGGSESDNWALKATAEAYEKKGKHIITSKIEHHAILHTCEYLEKRGYEVTYLNVDENGVVDLEELKAAIRPDTILISVMFANNEIGTIQPIKEIGEIAHEHGILFHTDAVQAFGQVPINVDECHIDMLSASGHKLNGPKGIGFLYIRTGVKIRSFVHGGAQERKRRAGTENVPGIVGIGKATERAISTMKERTAKEIELRDYLIERIENEIPYCRLNGDRKKRLPNNVNFSFRFVEGESLLIMLDMKGICASSGSACTSGSLDPSHVLLAIGLPHEIAHGSLRMTLSEEVSKEDLNYVVDNLKAIVENLRKMSPLYEDFVKKQNK
- a CDS encoding NUDIX hydrolase, which translates into the protein MSEHFKRLKRELKFKGAIIDFYQDTMEIDENHTATWDFINHKGAAAVVPVTKEGKILMVRQYRNALDRYTLEIPAGALDTVDEPGIECASRELEEETGYKSNNLEWLITLRTTVAFCNEKIEVFVARDLIPSHQHLDEDEFIDLKEYTLDELKEKIFSGEIEDSKTVSALMAYAVKFHQ
- a CDS encoding regulatory protein RecX; its protein translation is MQVTKVEALTKTKWKVELDGQFAFVLYKKEISRFGIEVNGELSEELYEQIKKNVVLKRAKLRAMHLLTDMARTESQLRDKLKRNMYPEDVISQAIAYVKSFGYINDEAYIENFIQSKRETKSRKEIYALLLGKGVSSEQIDLVFEQCYEKNTEQEAISRLIRKRNVDILHASEQELHKLYGYLARKGFQYDDIRQVIQNYKDNA
- the mnmA gene encoding tRNA 2-thiouridine(34) synthase MnmA, which encodes MSTVVVGMSGGVDSSVAAYLLKEQGYDVVGVTMQIWQDEEQAVQEENGGCCGLSAVEDARRVAANLEIPYYVMNFKQEFKENVIDYFVDEYLHGRTPNPCIACNRYVKWESLLTRSLSIGADYIATGHYARIDQLENGRYAIRRSATLAKDQTYALYNLTQEQLKRTLMPVGQYSKDEIRKIAEKIGLLVANKPDSQDICFVPDGDYAAYIEENAGVKIPEGNFVTLDGKVLGKHKGIIHYTVGQRKGLGLSLGYPAFVLEIRPETNEVVIGTNEDSMTTTLKANRVNFMSVEDLPEPKRVFAKIRYNHKGAWCTVEKTGEDEITCTFEEPQRAVTPGQAVVLYDGEYVLGGGTII
- a CDS encoding stage II sporulation protein M: MRSLQVKKQLLAFFMPGFLIGILYANCFLKQTIVDTNLFDIEILKKYTEINSFGNIYFLYIVQIRLIPFALLMALAFTKIKKLLMPIVVSGSAFSIGILLTVAVIKTGMKGVLLCIVSVIPQTICYVPAYLVLLIYCMQYPSGQWSRQKTVFVFGMLMIGMMIEAYLTPVIIRSILRQY
- the rny gene encoding ribonuclease Y is translated as MQLISIIIAIALALIVGIVTHFVTISNLKKDADSKIGNAESKAREIIDDAVKTAETTKKEALLEVKEESIKTKNELEKETKERRAELQSYEKRVLAKEASVDKRTEAIGQREARFTAKEEQLRQKELKVEELNQKRVQELERISGLTSEQAKEYLLKTVEDDVKHDTAKMIKDLETQAKADADKKAKEYVVSAIQRCAADHVAETTISVVQLPSDEMKGRIIGREGRNIRTLETLTGVELIIDDTPEAVVLSGFDPIRREIARIALERLIVDGRIHPARIEEMVEKAQREVETMIREEGEAAALEVGVTGIHPELIRLLGRMKFRTSYGQNALKHSVEVAQLSGLLAGEIGLDVRMAKRAGLLHDIGKSIDHDVEGSHIQIGADLCRKYKESATVINTVESHHGDTEPQTLIACVVQAADTISAARPGARRETIETYTNRLKQLEEITNQFKGVDKSFAIQAGREIRVMVVPEQVTDDDMVLMARDIAKQIEFELEYPGQIKVNVIRESRVTDYAK
- a CDS encoding RrF2 family transcriptional regulator, producing MHKKSEGDKLKLSTKGRYGLRALIDLAQYSEEEPVSITSISNRQGISERYLEQLMAKLKKAEIVKSIRGAGGGYILGKDMHEISVGDVLRALEGSLDPVECSGLSAEEGCSASENCVTKYVWQKINDSINQTVDSIMLDQLVEESKQKCCDAGMTQSGKCKN